The Methanofervidicoccus sp. A16 genome has a segment encoding these proteins:
- a CDS encoding glutamate synthase-related protein, with product MIPSAVPPKYKVEIDRDRCMLCGRCVVECSWGVYRKEKDRIVIYPNRCGACQRCVVMCPRDAITVRRNITCWRDHPLWTAEVREDIINQSKTGCVLLSGMGNAKEYPIYFDRIVLDACQVTNPSIDPLREPMELRTYIGKKPKKLEFEFVEEEIDGKKIKKAKLKTKIAPNLKLETPIMIAHMSYGALSLNAHLAMAKAVKECGTYMGSGEGGLHRALYPYADHIITQVASGRFGVNVDYLTRGAAIEIKIGQGSKPGIGGHLPGEKVTAEVSMTRMIPEGSDAISPAPHHDIYSIEDLAQLVRSLKEATRWKKPVFVKIAAVHNVAAIANGIATSDADAVVIDGFRGGTGAAPKVFRDHVGIPIEMAIAAVDERLREEGVRNEVSIIASGGIRNSADVFKAIALGADAVYIGTAAMVAMGCRVCGRCYTGQCTWGIATQRPELVNRLDVEEGARRVANLIKAWTLEIKELLGAAGINAIESLRGNRDRLRGVGLNEVELKALGIKHAGF from the coding sequence ATGATACCCTCAGCAGTTCCACCAAAGTACAAGGTAGAGATAGATAGAGATAGGTGTATGCTCTGTGGGAGATGTGTAGTGGAATGCTCCTGGGGAGTTTATAGGAAGGAGAAGGATAGAATAGTTATATACCCTAACAGATGTGGAGCCTGTCAGAGATGTGTAGTTATGTGTCCAAGAGATGCTATAACGGTAAGGAGAAATATAACATGTTGGAGAGATCATCCACTTTGGACAGCAGAAGTGAGAGAAGATATTATAAATCAGTCTAAGACTGGTTGTGTATTGCTAAGTGGTATGGGAAATGCTAAGGAGTACCCCATCTATTTCGATCGTATAGTACTGGATGCCTGTCAGGTTACCAACCCATCTATAGATCCCCTTAGAGAACCTATGGAGTTAAGGACCTACATTGGGAAAAAACCGAAAAAATTAGAATTTGAATTTGTGGAGGAGGAAATAGACGGTAAGAAAATTAAGAAGGCCAAGTTAAAAACTAAGATAGCACCTAATTTAAAGTTGGAGACTCCTATCATGATAGCCCATATGTCCTATGGGGCCCTATCCCTAAATGCTCACCTAGCAATGGCAAAGGCTGTTAAGGAGTGTGGAACCTATATGGGTTCTGGAGAGGGAGGACTCCACAGGGCACTCTATCCATATGCTGATCACATAATTACCCAGGTGGCAAGTGGTAGGTTCGGGGTAAATGTAGATTACTTAACCAGAGGGGCTGCAATTGAGATAAAGATAGGGCAAGGTTCAAAACCTGGAATAGGTGGCCATCTACCAGGGGAGAAGGTAACTGCAGAGGTTTCTATGACGAGGATGATACCTGAAGGTAGTGATGCCATATCTCCAGCCCCACATCACGATATCTACTCCATAGAGGATCTTGCCCAGTTGGTAAGGAGTTTGAAGGAGGCTACAAGGTGGAAGAAGCCTGTCTTTGTGAAGATTGCAGCAGTACATAACGTAGCAGCCATTGCAAATGGTATTGCTACATCAGATGCAGATGCAGTTGTAATAGATGGATTTAGAGGGGGTACAGGGGCAGCTCCAAAGGTATTCAGGGATCATGTTGGAATACCTATAGAGATGGCAATTGCTGCAGTTGATGAGAGACTTAGGGAGGAGGGCGTTAGAAACGAGGTAAGTATTATAGCCAGTGGAGGTATTAGGAACTCTGCAGATGTGTTTAAGGCTATAGCCCTTGGGGCTGATGCAGTCTATATTGGAACTGCAGCAATGGTAGCTATGGGCTGTAGGGTATGTGGTAGGTGCTACACTGGACAGTGTACCTGGGGTATTGCAACACAGAGACCTGAGTTAGTTAATAGGTTAGATGTAGAAGAGGGGGCTAGAAGGGTAGCAAATCTTATAAAGGCCTGGACTCTCGAGATCAAGGAGTTACTTGGAGCGGCAGGAATTAATGCCATAGAGAGTTTAAGAGGTAATAGAGACAGATTAAGAGGTGTTGGATTAAATGAAGTGGAATTGAAGGCTTTAGGAATTAAACATGCTGGATTTTAA
- a CDS encoding glutamine amidotransferase family protein gives MCGIIGFISRKKRLIRGDKIAIALDSLKERGNGQGSGYVGYGIYPDYEDYYALHVFLKNTPTYHKIIDRVKSILGKYGVVIKDEEIPVKEGVLKKEFIPWRFFYHFHDSYKDIENDLMVNIVMEINDKVSGAFVFSSGKNLGVFKATGWPKEVAEFYRLDEYEGYMWLAHARYPTNTRGWWGGAHPFNILNWSVVHNGEITSYGTNKRYVESFGYKCRMFTDTEVVAYIFDLLIRKHKLPVEYALSAIAPRFWDEIDRMDEEERKIHEAIRMTYGPAALNGPFAIVVGTHEGMVFMNGDIEKNNTMIGLTDRIKLRPLVAAEKDDLVFVSSEEAAIRRICPELDKVEMPDAGTPVIVRIE, from the coding sequence ATGTGTGGCATTATAGGATTTATAAGTAGAAAGAAGAGGTTGATAAGGGGAGATAAAATAGCGATAGCGTTGGATAGTTTAAAGGAGAGAGGAAATGGACAAGGTTCAGGATACGTAGGTTATGGGATCTATCCTGATTATGAGGATTACTACGCTCTCCACGTCTTCTTAAAGAATACTCCTACATATCACAAGATAATAGATAGGGTAAAAAGTATACTTGGAAAGTATGGAGTTGTTATAAAGGATGAGGAGATCCCTGTAAAAGAGGGGGTCTTAAAAAAAGAGTTTATCCCCTGGAGGTTTTTCTACCACTTCCATGACTCTTACAAGGATATTGAGAACGATCTAATGGTAAATATAGTAATGGAGATAAATGACAAGGTCAGTGGAGCCTTTGTATTCTCCAGTGGTAAGAACTTAGGGGTCTTCAAGGCGACAGGATGGCCTAAAGAGGTAGCAGAGTTCTACAGGTTAGATGAGTACGAGGGTTATATGTGGTTGGCCCATGCAAGGTATCCTACAAATACAAGGGGATGGTGGGGAGGTGCTCATCCCTTCAATATACTCAACTGGTCTGTAGTACATAACGGAGAGATAACAAGTTACGGTACAAATAAGAGATATGTAGAGAGTTTTGGCTACAAGTGTAGGATGTTCACAGATACTGAGGTTGTAGCCTATATCTTCGACCTCCTCATTAGGAAGCATAAACTACCTGTAGAGTACGCCCTAAGTGCCATAGCACCTAGGTTCTGGGATGAGATAGATAGAATGGATGAGGAGGAGAGAAAGATACATGAGGCCATAAGGATGACCTACGGTCCAGCAGCCCTAAATGGGCCCTTTGCTATAGTGGTGGGGACCCATGAGGGAATGGTATTCATGAATGGAGATATAGAGAAAAACAACACCATGATAGGACTTACAGACAGGATAAAACTTAGACCTCTTGTAGCCGCGGAGAAGGATGATTTAGTATTTGTATCCAGTGAGGAGGCCGCTATAAGGAGGATATGTCCTGAGTTAGACAAGGTAGAGATGCCCGATGCTGGGACCCCTGTAATTGTTAGAATTGAGTAA
- a CDS encoding SWIM zinc finger domain-containing protein: protein MEYRRIYDSKIIERGKKYYSNNLVKYCVKFNNKLYGKVLGGELYNTVVNLKDFSGICSCPYRYNCKHAYALIEAFLNNDYIDGDKVFEDLKGESKEKILEILKNIVVEYNLWEAIIKRENSLLEEGRSILKLIPYERKNVYTFRSFLKNRFLKNSKDEELLILLEEVLSSSYFEDEDLYDILDMMLQEIFERKNRKIIEKLFTLAKRYNILWFVEEYYYDYIDEDLGI from the coding sequence ATGGAGTATAGGAGAATATATGATAGTAAAATAATAGAAAGGGGCAAAAAGTACTATAGTAACAACCTAGTAAAATACTGTGTAAAGTTTAACAACAAACTATACGGTAAGGTATTAGGAGGAGAACTGTACAATACTGTTGTAAATTTGAAGGATTTCTCAGGTATCTGCTCCTGTCCCTACAGGTACAACTGTAAACATGCCTATGCGCTAATAGAGGCTTTCTTAAACAATGATTATATAGATGGAGATAAAGTATTTGAAGATTTAAAAGGAGAATCAAAGGAGAAAATACTGGAGATCTTAAAGAATATAGTTGTAGAGTACAACCTATGGGAGGCGATCATCAAAAGAGAGAACAGTCTCTTAGAGGAAGGTCGTTCTATTTTAAAACTTATTCCCTACGAGAGAAAAAATGTTTATACATTTAGATCATTTCTGAAAAATAGGTTTTTAAAGAACTCCAAGGACGAGGAACTACTTATACTTTTGGAGGAGGTATTATCCTCCTCTTATTTTGAGGATGAAGATCTATACGATATACTAGATATGATGCTTCAGGAGATATTCGAGAGAAAAAATAGGAAAATTATAGAGAAACTATTTACCCTGGCAAAAAGATATAATATACTGTGGTTTGTAGAGGAGTATTACTACGACTACATAGATGAGGACTTGGGAATATAA
- a CDS encoding RtcB family protein produces the protein MEDILVKIDEYIWELPKGYKECMLVPGRLYLNDELVEQLEREVLEQVANVACLPGIQKYSLAMPDCHYGYGFCIGGVAAFDEKSGVISPGGVGFDINCGVRLIRTNLTREEIQPYMKELVKTLFRNIPSGLGSKGKIRLSKGEIDEVLEEGVYWAVRNGYGWKRDVKYIEENGCVREADASLVSDSAKKRGLPQLGSLGSGNHFLEIQYVDKVFDEKVAKVYGVEKDQVLVMIHSGSRGLGHQICADYLRYMEKAAKKYGIKLPDRQLACAPITSEEGIRYFKAMNCGANYAWTNRQLITHWVRESFEDVLRIPAEDLEMDIIYDVAHNIAKREEHKVDGKLKKLMVHRKGATRSFGPGCEDIPAKYESVGQPVILPGDMGTASYLMHGTERAMEETFGSTAHGAGRVLSRAKALKIYSSKEIKSKLEDMGIYVMADSRGVLAEECPDAYKDIDIVADIVHNAGISLKVCRMRPMGVIKG, from the coding sequence TTGGAGGATATACTAGTTAAAATCGATGAATATATCTGGGAACTTCCAAAGGGGTATAAGGAATGTATGCTAGTTCCTGGAAGATTGTATCTAAACGATGAACTTGTGGAGCAGTTGGAGAGGGAGGTATTAGAACAGGTGGCAAATGTGGCCTGCCTTCCTGGAATTCAGAAGTACTCTCTTGCCATGCCAGACTGTCACTATGGTTATGGGTTCTGTATAGGTGGGGTTGCAGCATTTGATGAGAAAAGTGGTGTAATAAGTCCAGGAGGAGTAGGTTTTGATATAAACTGTGGTGTTAGACTTATAAGGACAAACCTTACAAGGGAGGAGATCCAGCCTTATATGAAGGAGTTAGTTAAGACCCTCTTTAGGAATATACCCTCAGGTTTAGGTAGTAAGGGAAAGATAAGATTAAGTAAGGGAGAGATAGACGAGGTACTGGAGGAGGGAGTCTACTGGGCAGTTAGAAATGGCTACGGATGGAAGAGGGATGTTAAGTATATAGAGGAGAATGGATGTGTAAGAGAAGCCGATGCCTCCCTAGTATCTGACAGTGCTAAGAAGAGGGGGCTACCTCAGTTAGGTTCCCTCGGTAGTGGTAATCACTTCTTAGAGATCCAGTACGTAGACAAGGTATTTGACGAGAAGGTTGCAAAGGTATACGGTGTTGAAAAGGATCAGGTATTGGTGATGATCCACAGTGGTTCAAGGGGATTAGGCCATCAGATATGTGCAGATTACCTTAGGTACATGGAGAAGGCCGCTAAAAAGTACGGTATAAAACTACCAGATAGACAGTTGGCATGTGCTCCAATAACCTCGGAGGAGGGTATAAGATACTTTAAGGCCATGAACTGTGGTGCAAATTACGCCTGGACAAATAGGCAACTTATAACTCATTGGGTAAGGGAGAGTTTCGAGGATGTACTAAGGATACCTGCAGAGGATCTGGAGATGGATATTATATACGACGTAGCCCATAACATAGCAAAGAGGGAGGAACATAAGGTAGATGGTAAATTGAAGAAACTAATGGTACATAGAAAGGGTGCTACAAGGTCCTTCGGTCCAGGTTGTGAGGATATACCTGCAAAGTATGAAAGTGTTGGCCAGCCTGTCATACTCCCAGGAGATATGGGAACTGCATCCTATCTAATGCATGGTACAGAGAGGGCTATGGAGGAGACCTTTGGATCCACTGCCCATGGAGCTGGGAGAGTTCTCAGTAGGGCTAAGGCACTGAAGATCTACAGTTCAAAGGAGATCAAAAGTAAATTGGAAGATATGGGTATATACGTTATGGCCGATTCTAGAGGTGTTCTTGCAGAGGAGTGTCCTGACGCTTATAAAGATATTGACATCGTGGCAGATATAGTCCATAATGCAGGTATATCTCTGAAGGTTTGTAGAATGAGACCTATGGGTGTTATTAAGGGTTAA
- a CDS encoding Era-like GTP-binding protein → MEETHRENRFKVVMIGPENSGKSALVNAIFGRNISRVSEVGGTTKNPVRKFWGRLKYGRSKRHPKMVNVMFVDLGGLFAGEKRSPVMVGRVLERTYKEIEDADLIIHVIDGEKGLLKSFEKIHHNLKFRYQKPIIVVINKCDLLDAEGREELKRYVEDRLDNRCIFTSAVTYEGIPDLINTIINILKKY, encoded by the coding sequence ATGGAAGAGACTCATAGAGAGAATAGGTTTAAGGTTGTAATGATAGGACCTGAGAACTCAGGAAAATCTGCACTGGTGAACGCTATCTTTGGTAGGAATATCTCAAGGGTTTCCGAGGTTGGAGGTACTACTAAGAACCCTGTTAGAAAGTTCTGGGGCAGGTTAAAGTATGGCAGATCTAAGAGACATCCAAAGATGGTAAATGTAATGTTTGTGGATCTAGGAGGACTCTTTGCAGGGGAGAAGAGATCTCCTGTAATGGTTGGAAGGGTGTTGGAGAGAACATATAAGGAGATAGAGGATGCAGACCTTATAATCCACGTTATAGATGGAGAGAAGGGACTACTTAAGAGTTTTGAAAAGATACATCACAACCTCAAATTCCGTTATCAAAAACCTATTATAGTGGTAATAAACAAGTGTGATCTATTAGATGCTGAGGGAAGGGAAGAGTTAAAAAGGTACGTTGAAGATAGGTTAGATAACCGGTGTATCTTCACATCTGCAGTAACCTACGAGGGAATACCTGATCTGATAAACACTATTATTAATATCTTAAAAAAGTATTAA
- a CDS encoding cell division protein SepF: protein MVFKSLMELLKGKEKNVELEKKPNNGILSVERYEELPVELDIDEEENIIRIKVLDLEDQKDANEILIWVENGCIVIANTLDLEKNIDEKYLHVIKYLRDETIKMGGKIVRVCSNKILVLPRNVIIEKAIKEREEENKNNKK from the coding sequence ATGGTATTTAAATCCCTTATGGAACTCCTAAAAGGAAAGGAGAAAAATGTAGAACTTGAAAAAAAACCTAACAACGGTATCTTATCAGTTGAGAGGTATGAAGAACTCCCTGTAGAGTTAGATATTGACGAAGAAGAGAATATCATTAGGATAAAAGTTTTAGATCTAGAGGATCAGAAGGATGCCAACGAGATATTGATCTGGGTGGAGAATGGATGTATAGTAATTGCAAATACCTTGGATCTGGAGAAGAATATAGATGAAAAATATCTGCATGTCATTAAATATCTAAGGGATGAAACAATAAAAATGGGAGGTAAGATTGTTAGGGTATGTAGCAACAAGATACTGGTACTACCTAGAAATGTAATAATAGAGAAGGCTATTAAGGAGAGGGAAGAAGAAAATAAGAATAATAAAAAATAA
- the argF gene encoding ornithine carbamoyltransferase: protein MHLLTLYQLEREDVLNIIEDGIYFKKHRGEEDPILKGKTIAMIFESPSTRTRVSFDIAIRELGGHSLILNAGETHLGKKESIKDTARVLSRYVHGIVARVKDHRILEELAEYGSVPVINALSNLSHPCQILADLLTIYEYKGKFKGLKLSFLGDGNNICNSLMIGGSLVGMDVYVATPRGYEPNGMFVKKSFEIIERYGEGSLTLTNDPIEAVEDADIVYTDVWISMSDRNKNLEEVKKVFPPYQVNEKLLSYAKDDVIVMHCLPANRGMEITDDVIDGEHSVVYDEAENRLHIQKAIFKYIYSKD from the coding sequence ATGCATTTACTGACGCTCTATCAGTTGGAGAGAGAAGATGTTCTCAATATCATAGAAGATGGTATTTACTTTAAAAAACATAGGGGGGAGGAGGACCCCATATTGAAGGGCAAAACTATAGCGATGATATTTGAAAGTCCCTCTACTAGAACTAGGGTAAGTTTCGACATAGCAATAAGGGAGTTGGGAGGACATTCTTTAATACTAAATGCTGGAGAAACTCATCTAGGGAAAAAAGAGAGTATAAAGGACACTGCTAGAGTTTTAAGTAGATACGTCCATGGTATTGTTGCAAGAGTAAAAGATCATCGGATTTTAGAGGAGTTGGCAGAGTATGGAAGTGTTCCTGTTATAAACGCCCTCAGTAATCTCTCTCATCCCTGTCAGATACTTGCAGATCTACTAACGATATATGAGTATAAAGGTAAATTCAAAGGTCTTAAACTTTCCTTCCTGGGAGATGGGAACAATATCTGTAATTCACTGATGATAGGAGGTTCCTTAGTTGGGATGGATGTATACGTGGCCACTCCAAGGGGCTATGAGCCAAATGGGATGTTTGTAAAGAAGAGTTTTGAGATTATAGAGAGATATGGAGAGGGTAGTTTAACATTGACTAACGATCCTATAGAGGCTGTTGAGGATGCAGATATTGTATATACAGATGTATGGATAAGTATGAGTGATAGAAACAAGAATTTAGAGGAGGTTAAAAAGGTATTCCCTCCCTACCAGGTTAATGAGAAACTTCTAAGTTATGCAAAGGATGACGTCATTGTAATGCACTGTCTCCCTGCAAATAGAGGTATGGAGATAACAGATGATGTGATAGATGGAGAACACTCTGTAGTATACGATGAGGCAGAGAACAGGCTCCACATACAAAAGGCTATATTTAAATATATTTACTCTAAAGACTAA